The proteins below are encoded in one region of Ostrinia nubilalis chromosome 3, ilOstNubi1.1, whole genome shotgun sequence:
- the LOC135088019 gene encoding zinc metalloproteinase nas-14-like, which yields MRRYLDVTSGVTGLHFLELPIPPNDGSRWVFFVNRRGLLGCTDHSIQNFTNEGIQKVVLGYDCICNGGELAEVVLAIAGVPPQHNAPDRDNYVKVHTDKILPGKQYLYTKLHDRDWLFHDLEYDFNSAGHYHFHKHSIDGSATIEPKKTVDFPVGEGEGFSYADVLKIRMLYNYISRKKQGNVKAPECKKLFKPGTNFDKYRTEKEDDQEPRKKPNKYLGLPDNEPHHSLEYDETINNNGEEPEYDEKDDKYIQKNDDDEYIQEKDENQQSIIKTRFTKLALKGKPPKIKDPLAELSDYGTDDDRRRKKKIYK from the exons ATGCGCCGCTACCTTGACGTCACCAGCGGTGTAACTGGCCTGCACTTTTTAGAGCTGCCCATCCCCCCTAATGACGGCTCGAGATGGGTCTTCTTCGTCAACAGAAGGGGGCTGTTGGGGTGTACCGATCACAGTATTCAGAACTTCACAAACGAGGGGATTCAG AAAGTAGTCCTCGGATACGACTGTATTTGTAACGGAGGAGAACTTGCTGAAGTGGTTTTAGCGATAGCTGGAGTTCCACCTCAACACAACGCACCAGACCGCGATAATTATGTAAAAGTGCATACAGATAAAATACTTCCAG GAAAACAATACTTGTATACGAAGTTGCACGATAGGGATTGGCTATTCCACGACCTTGAGTATGACTTCAACAGCGCAGGTCACTATCATTTTCACAAACATAGCATTGACGGCTCCGCAACAATCGAACCCAAA AAAACAGTTGATTTCCCAGTTGGCGAAGGTGAAGGCTTTAGCTACGCAGATGTTTTGAAAATCAGAATGCTTTACAATTATATCTCTAGAAAAAAACAAGGCAATGTTAAAGCACCAGAatgtaaaaaactttttaaacctGGAACTAACTTTGACAAGTATCGAACTGAGAAAGAAGATGACCAGGAACCTAGAAAGAAACCCAATAAATATCTTGGTTTGCCTGATAATGAACCTCATCATTCATTAGAATACGATGAGACAATAAATAACAATGGCGAAGAACCAGAATACGATGAAAAAGATgataaatacatacaaaaaaatGACGACGATGAATATATACAGGAAAAAGATGAAAATCAACaatcaataataaaaacacgTTTTACAAAACTGGCTCTTAAGGGTAAACCTCCTAAAATAAAGGATCCTCTAGCCGAACTTTCAGATTACGGTACCGATGATGATCGTAGACGCAAAAAAAAGatatataaataa